One Methanococcus aeolicus Nankai-3 DNA segment encodes these proteins:
- a CDS encoding ammonium transporter family protein: MSGLDVFLFLWAASLIFFMKAGFLALEIGQFSHKNSAYHCVLKLVDLVAVFVAYLFVGYGVSYGFETIMPLITGTFDVELGAWWIKMAVFAAAAITIITGGVAERIKILPYFIGALLVAGGLYPLVEHLVWGGGFSSMGINFVDYAGSGAVHLFGGLVGLSAAWALGPRLKKYINGIPQALPGHNVPLAVLGAFILAFGWYGFNIGSASAVGDGLEMVQVAIATTMALTGGILGGALSSRNDPLYTANGMCAGLVAVCSGVALFTPIGALIVGLLAGLQQPFTYRIIEEKLKIDDVCAIGPVHAMSGFIGVICAGIPFLLRDASGVSLIGQIMGAGIITGIALIGGAIIYKGLDLTIGLRVSEEAEKKGCDEGVLQVNAYSKID, encoded by the coding sequence ATGTCAGGTTTAGATGTGTTTTTATTTTTATGGGCGGCGTCCCTAATATTTTTTATGAAAGCAGGTTTTTTAGCGTTGGAAATAGGACAATTTAGTCATAAAAACTCAGCATATCATTGTGTTTTAAAATTGGTTGATTTGGTTGCAGTATTTGTAGCCTATTTGTTTGTAGGCTACGGGGTGTCTTATGGATTTGAAACCATAATGCCATTAATCACTGGAACTTTTGATGTGGAGCTCGGTGCATGGTGGATAAAAATGGCAGTATTTGCGGCGGCAGCTATAACCATTATTACCGGAGGAGTTGCAGAAAGAATTAAAATATTGCCTTACTTTATCGGAGCTCTATTGGTTGCCGGAGGGCTATATCCATTAGTAGAACATCTTGTTTGGGGCGGAGGATTTTCAAGCATGGGCATTAACTTCGTAGATTATGCAGGAAGTGGAGCAGTTCATTTATTTGGTGGGTTGGTTGGACTGTCCGCAGCATGGGCATTAGGTCCAAGGTTGAAAAAATACATAAATGGAATACCTCAGGCATTACCTGGGCATAATGTTCCATTGGCTGTATTGGGTGCATTTATATTGGCATTTGGCTGGTACGGATTTAATATTGGAAGTGCTTCCGCTGTTGGAGATGGTTTAGAGATGGTTCAAGTAGCAATAGCTACAACAATGGCATTAACTGGAGGCATACTGGGCGGTGCTTTAAGTTCAAGAAATGACCCATTATATACGGCAAATGGGATGTGCGCGGGATTAGTTGCCGTATGTAGTGGTGTAGCTTTATTTACTCCAATTGGGGCTTTAATCGTTGGATTATTGGCAGGATTACAACAACCATTCACATACAGAATAATTGAGGAAAAATTAAAAATAGATGATGTTTGTGCCATTGGCCCAGTTCATGCTATGAGTGGGTTTATTGGAGTAATTTGTGCAGGAATTCCATTTTTATTAAGGGATGCATCAGGAGTTTCATTAATCGGACAAATAATGGGTGCGGGAATTATTACAGGAATTGCACTTATTGGAGGGGCAATAATTTATAAAGGTTTGGATTTAACCATCGGATTAAGAGTTTCCGAAGAAGCAGAGAAAAAAGGATGTGATGAAGGAGTATTGCAAGTTAATGCATATTCTAAAATAGATTAA
- a CDS encoding P-II family nitrogen regulator, translating into MKKIEAIIRPERLDMVKEGLSNAGYVGMTISDVKGRGIQGGITERYRGREYIVDLLPKVKLELVVDKDDVDKVIEIICENAKTGKYGDGKIFVIPVETIVRVRTGEKDKNAI; encoded by the coding sequence ATGAAAAAAATTGAAGCAATAATTAGGCCTGAAAGATTAGATATGGTTAAAGAAGGATTATCTAATGCAGGATATGTGGGTATGACTATAAGTGATGTTAAAGGAAGGGGTATTCAAGGAGGAATTACCGAAAGATACAGGGGCAGAGAATATATTGTTGATTTGCTACCCAAAGTAAAATTGGAGCTTGTCGTCGATAAAGATGATGTCGATAAAGTAATAGAAATAATATGCGAAAATGCGAAAACAGGCAAATATGGTGATGGAAAAATATTTGTTATTCCAGTTGAAACCATAGTAAGAGTTAGAACTGGGGAAAAAGACAAAAATGCGATTTAA
- a CDS encoding P-II family nitrogen regulator has protein sequence MKKIEAIIRPERLDMVKETLSSAGYVGMTISDVKGRGIQGGITERYRGREYIVDLLPKVKLELVVDKDDVDKVIEIICENAKTGNQGDGKIFVIPVETIVRVRTGERDKTAI, from the coding sequence ATGAAAAAAATTGAAGCAATAATTAGGCCTGAAAGATTAGATATGGTTAAAGAAACTTTATCAAGTGCAGGATATGTGGGTATGACTATAAGTGATGTTAAAGGAAGAGGTATTCAAGGAGGAATTACCGAAAGATACAGGGGCAGAGAATATATTGTTGATTTGCTACCCAAAGTAAAATTGGAGCTTGTCGTCGATAAAGATGATGTCGATAAAGTAATAGAAATAATATGCGAAAATGCGAAAACAGGCAACCAAGGAGACGGAAAAATATTTGTTATTCCAGTTGAAACCATAGTAAGAGTTAGAACTGGAGAACGGGATAAAACTGCAATTTAA
- a CDS encoding ammonium transporter, producing the protein MVVDINTVQEGLNALATSGDVFYLVVMGVLVFLMQLGFAMLEGGQVRKKNVNNVMMKNYSDWIIGCLSWLFVGSVLATSIVPADFISWWGKIFMTSWDSINIDLANWFFGLVFAATAATIVSGGVAERIKFSAYVLIAVLIVAFVYPFFVYLGPWGSGMIGWADYAGSLIVHGLGGFLALGSIMALGPRIGRFVNGQAIPLLGHNIPMAVFGSFALAIGWYGFNVGSSLALGDISGLVVATTTLAMAGGGLGGMLASKNDVLFTANGIVAGLVAICAGTDIVSPIAALIIGLLAGIQVPIVYKLIEKAKLDDVCGVVPVHGTAGILGALLAGIFGMEALGGAGGVSFVDQAIACIFTMVYGTGLGFGIAKLAGLLTGGLRVKEEEEKLGLDLAEHKLPAYPEE; encoded by the coding sequence ATGGTTGTAGATATAAACACAGTGCAAGAGGGATTAAATGCATTAGCTACCTCAGGAGATGTATTTTATCTTGTAGTTATGGGGGTTCTTGTATTTTTAATGCAATTAGGATTTGCAATGCTTGAAGGAGGGCAAGTTAGGAAGAAAAATGTCAACAATGTTATGATGAAGAATTACAGTGATTGGATTATTGGATGTCTTTCATGGTTATTTGTAGGTAGTGTTTTGGCAACTTCAATAGTGCCTGCTGATTTCATTAGCTGGTGGGGAAAAATATTCATGACTTCATGGGATTCAATAAACATTGATTTAGCAAACTGGTTCTTTGGTTTAGTATTTGCGGCAACAGCGGCAACAATAGTTTCAGGAGGGGTTGCCGAAAGAATTAAATTCTCTGCATATGTATTAATTGCTGTATTAATTGTAGCATTTGTATATCCATTCTTTGTATATTTGGGTCCTTGGGGCTCTGGTATGATAGGTTGGGCAGATTATGCTGGAAGTTTAATTGTGCATGGATTGGGTGGATTTTTGGCATTGGGGTCAATCATGGCATTAGGTCCAAGAATAGGAAGATTTGTAAATGGTCAAGCTATTCCATTATTGGGACATAACATACCAATGGCAGTATTTGGTTCATTTGCTTTGGCAATCGGTTGGTATGGATTTAATGTTGGGAGCTCCCTTGCATTAGGTGATATATCAGGTTTAGTAGTAGCTACAACCACACTTGCTATGGCAGGTGGTGGATTAGGTGGTATGTTAGCATCTAAAAATGATGTGTTATTTACGGCAAACGGTATAGTAGCAGGGCTTGTAGCAATTTGTGCAGGAACTGACATTGTTAGTCCAATAGCAGCATTAATAATAGGTCTTTTAGCAGGAATTCAAGTTCCAATTGTATATAAATTAATTGAAAAAGCAAAATTGGACGATGTATGTGGTGTTGTTCCAGTGCATGGAACAGCAGGAATATTGGGAGCTCTGTTGGCAGGAATATTTGGAATGGAAGCTCTTGGTGGTGCAGGTGGAGTTAGCTTTGTAGACCAAGCAATAGCTTGTATATTCACAATGGTTTATGGAACAGGGCTAGGATTTGGAATTGCTAAATTAGCTGGTTTATTGACTGGCGGATTAAGAGTAAAAGAAGAAGAAGAAAAACTTGGTCTTGATTTGGCAGAGCACAAATTACCAGCTTATCCAGAAGAATAA
- the serS gene encoding serine--tRNA ligase has translation MKFELNGKIIFSKEITDDAKKDIIEVLNDRTILLKGVPTGKEEEASKIVNYEFKGNELILNIISGTYARAHEAIIRLKKPIMEKVGKIHKMGIRDIKIDNYEITINAPHNIDALENLKVPECETELNEEENTIKIIFKNIGDSELKRNIVDRAIKFVKTEIDNIGDSGEECDLTYEVCGIAPNTIVSEYKAERTISYNKDPTEESEKLGWVKRFSGKGQWFYTPPMTKLLRAFEELLMEECINKIGFDECLFPKLIPLEVMYKMRYLEGLPEGMYYVSPPKRDPEMFKEFVNEMMIKNEIPIHKLKDLLRNPGYVLAPAQCEPFYQFFDHELVDIDNPVKFVDKSGWTYRWEGGGSKGLDRVHEFLRIETVQMGAPEFVNSVRDDTLKYAEKLAEKLDLEYWTEVGDDPFYLEGRKKEERNIEFPEVPKYEMRLWLPHVKDERKGVAVTSANVHGTHFVEGFGVKDYKNRTVWTGCTGFGLSRWVIGFLAQYGFDYNDWPELIKDKIGEMPNIPKVITWPKK, from the coding sequence ATGAAATTTGAATTAAATGGTAAAATTATATTTAGTAAGGAAATTACTGATGATGCCAAAAAAGATATAATTGAAGTATTGAATGATAGAACCATATTATTAAAAGGAGTGCCTACTGGAAAAGAGGAAGAAGCTTCAAAAATAGTAAATTATGAATTTAAAGGCAATGAATTAATATTAAACATAATTTCAGGCACTTATGCGAGAGCCCATGAGGCAATTATTAGATTAAAAAAACCAATAATGGAAAAAGTTGGGAAAATTCACAAAATGGGAATAAGAGATATAAAAATAGATAATTACGAAATAACAATTAATGCCCCCCACAATATAGATGCCCTTGAAAATTTAAAAGTACCAGAATGTGAAACAGAATTAAACGAAGAAGAAAATACTATAAAAATCATATTTAAAAATATTGGAGATAGTGAATTAAAAAGAAATATTGTAGATAGAGCAATTAAATTTGTAAAAACAGAAATTGACAACATTGGAGATAGTGGCGAAGAGTGCGATTTAACTTATGAAGTGTGTGGAATAGCTCCAAATACAATTGTATCAGAATATAAGGCAGAAAGAACAATATCATATAATAAAGACCCAACAGAAGAAAGCGAAAAATTAGGCTGGGTTAAGCGATTTTCTGGAAAAGGTCAATGGTTTTACACTCCACCAATGACTAAATTATTAAGGGCTTTTGAGGAGCTCCTTATGGAAGAATGCATAAATAAAATTGGATTTGATGAATGTTTATTCCCAAAACTTATTCCATTGGAAGTTATGTACAAAATGAGATATTTGGAAGGGCTTCCTGAGGGAATGTATTATGTATCTCCGCCAAAAAGAGACCCAGAGATGTTTAAAGAGTTTGTAAATGAAATGATGATTAAAAATGAAATCCCAATACATAAATTAAAAGACCTTCTTAGAAATCCGGGGTATGTGTTGGCACCTGCCCAATGTGAGCCATTCTATCAATTCTTTGACCATGAATTAGTGGATATTGATAATCCAGTTAAATTTGTGGATAAAAGTGGCTGGACATACAGATGGGAAGGAGGAGGCTCAAAAGGGCTTGATAGAGTTCATGAATTTTTAAGAATAGAAACAGTTCAAATGGGAGCTCCTGAATTTGTAAATAGCGTAAGAGATGACACATTGAAATATGCCGAAAAACTTGCTGAAAAACTTGATTTAGAGTATTGGACCGAGGTAGGAGACGACCCATTTTATTTAGAGGGAAGGAAAAAAGAGGAAAGAAACATAGAATTCCCAGAAGTTCCAAAATATGAAATGAGATTATGGCTCCCTCATGTAAAAGATGAAAGAAAAGGAGTTGCCGTAACATCAGCAAATGTTCATGGAACTCATTTTGTAGAAGGATTTGGTGTAAAAGATTACAAAAACAGAACGGTATGGACAGGATGCACAGGATTTGGGCTTAGTAGATGGGTAATAGGATTTTTGGCACAATATGGATTTGACTACAACGACTGGCCGGAATTAATTAAAGATAAAATTGGAGAAATGCCAAATATACCAAAAGTAATTACTTGGCCTAAAAAATAA
- the aksF gene encoding homoisocitrate dehydrogenase: MLKIPKICVIEGDGIGKEVIPETVRILKEIGDFEFIYEHAGYECFKRCGDAIPEKTLKTAKECDAILFGAVSTPKLDETERKPYKSPILTLRKELDLYANVRPIHKLDNSDSSNNIDFIIIRENTEGLYSGVEYYDEEKELAISERHISKKGSKRIIKFAFEYAVKHHRKKVSCIHKSNILRITDGLFLNIFNEFKEKYKNEYNIEGNDYLVDATAMYILKSPQMFDVIVTTNLFGDILSDEASGLLGGLGLAPSANIGDNYGLFEPVHGSAPDIAGKGVANPIAAVLSASMMLYYLDMKEKSRLLKDAVKQVLAHKDITPDLGGNLKTKEVSDKIIEELRKIS, from the coding sequence ATTTTGAAAATACCTAAAATATGTGTGATAGAAGGGGACGGCATAGGAAAAGAAGTAATACCTGAAACAGTCCGCATATTAAAAGAAATAGGGGACTTTGAATTCATATATGAACATGCGGGATATGAATGTTTTAAACGGTGCGGTGATGCAATACCCGAAAAAACATTAAAAACTGCAAAAGAATGCGATGCCATATTATTTGGTGCAGTTAGCACCCCTAAATTAGATGAAACGGAGCGAAAACCATATAAAAGCCCCATATTAACACTTAGAAAAGAATTAGACCTATATGCAAATGTAAGACCAATACATAAATTAGATAATTCCGATAGTTCAAATAATATAGATTTCATAATAATTCGAGAAAACACAGAAGGACTATATTCTGGTGTGGAATATTATGACGAAGAAAAAGAGTTGGCAATATCGGAAAGGCATATATCTAAAAAAGGAAGCAAAAGAATTATTAAATTTGCATTTGAATATGCTGTGAAACATCACAGAAAAAAAGTATCCTGTATCCATAAATCAAATATTTTAAGAATTACGGACGGTCTTTTTTTAAACATATTCAATGAATTTAAAGAAAAATATAAAAATGAATACAATATAGAAGGAAACGATTATTTAGTAGATGCTACGGCAATGTATATTTTAAAAAGCCCACAAATGTTCGATGTAATTGTAACTACAAATTTATTTGGTGACATATTATCCGATGAAGCATCGGGATTATTGGGAGGTTTAGGCTTGGCTCCTTCAGCAAATATTGGGGATAATTATGGATTATTTGAGCCTGTGCATGGTTCCGCCCCAGACATAGCTGGAAAAGGTGTTGCAAATCCGATAGCTGCGGTTCTTAGTGCTTCGATGATGCTATATTACCTAGATATGAAGGAGAAAAGTAGGCTATTAAAAGATGCCGTAAAACAGGTGTTGGCCCATAAAGATATAACTCCTGATTTAGGGGGCAATTTAAAAACAAAGGAAGTAAGCGATAAAATTATTGAAGAATTACGGAAAATATCCTAA
- a CDS encoding tryptophan--tRNA ligase has translation MITPWEVSEDIDYKKTMEQFGIKSIKELLDDIENPHHFMRRGIIFGHRDFGRIINSINENKKFAVVSGMMPSGKMHFGHKMIIDQLLYYQKHNAEIYIPIADLEAYWARGMDFETTKNLAIEEYITNYIALGLNPDKINIYLQSKNESVKDLAMKLSKRVNFSEMKGIYGFGGETNIGHIFAPIVQVADILYPQLNEKIPTIVPVGIDQDPHLRLTRDIASRANKTKEFNFMPPSSTYHRFMTGLSGGKMSSSKPETAIFLSDTPSKSLKKKIMSSKTGGRETLEEQKKLGGTPENCVVYELFVYHLIDDDKELKEIYDSCKGGELLCGSCKKNCYEKIKEFLTDLGEKRECAKEIAMQIV, from the coding sequence TTGATAACGCCATGGGAAGTTTCAGAAGATATAGATTATAAAAAAACAATGGAACAATTTGGAATAAAATCTATAAAAGAGTTATTAGATGATATTGAAAATCCCCATCATTTTATGAGGAGAGGAATAATATTCGGACATAGAGATTTTGGAAGAATAATCAATTCAATAAATGAAAATAAAAAATTTGCCGTAGTTAGCGGAATGATGCCATCTGGTAAAATGCACTTTGGACATAAAATGATTATTGACCAACTGCTATATTATCAAAAGCATAATGCAGAAATATATATTCCAATAGCAGATTTGGAGGCATATTGGGCAAGAGGCATGGATTTTGAAACCACAAAAAATCTTGCAATTGAGGAATATATAACTAACTACATAGCATTGGGTTTAAACCCCGATAAAATAAATATATATCTCCAATCAAAAAATGAATCAGTTAAAGATTTAGCTATGAAATTATCTAAAAGAGTTAATTTTAGCGAAATGAAAGGAATATATGGTTTTGGTGGTGAAACTAACATTGGACATATATTTGCCCCAATTGTTCAAGTTGCAGATATATTATACCCCCAATTAAATGAAAAAATACCAACAATAGTTCCCGTTGGAATTGACCAAGACCCCCATTTGAGATTAACAAGAGATATAGCAAGTAGGGCAAATAAAACAAAAGAATTTAATTTTATGCCTCCATCTTCCACATATCATAGATTTATGACTGGACTATCTGGTGGAAAAATGAGTTCTTCAAAACCTGAAACTGCCATATTTCTAAGCGATACTCCATCTAAATCATTAAAAAAGAAAATTATGTCCAGTAAAACTGGAGGTAGAGAGACATTAGAGGAACAGAAAAAATTAGGAGGAACTCCTGAAAATTGTGTAGTATATGAATTATTTGTATATCATTTAATTGATGATGATAAAGAGTTAAAAGAAATATATGATAGTTGCAAAGGCGGGGAGCTCCTTTGTGGAAGTTGTAAAAAGAATTGTTATGAAAAAATTAAAGAATTTTTAACTGATTTAGGAGAAAAAAGAGAATGTGCAAAAGAAATTGCCATGCAGATTGTATAA
- the mmp11 gene encoding methanogenesis marker protein 11, with protein MGKIDNIEKVSYKKIIAMADEQLNIVELIEEHPCPSGSQWIIYQYQRTSPLIISAWRNGNKHHFILNIDKCKLNLVPSLSAAGIEKVFIEDNNVHIVYAGLAGAGVGVELRSNAKNVINTILYEKGGGSKLGKGAVITPKMEKVIVGIDDTDTKEEGATWVLANEIGNIVEKEGWGYYIDHTIIQLYPGNPNKTQNCVSIGLTFAIYPEYKYKLKELIKNQLKEKSLSDKTAVAVYYGITPSKSMKLFTCKAKRGMVTVEEAKSVAMRNNIDIIKVFEKDGGIIGAVAALGLAEHHEQAAKLPDDL; from the coding sequence ATGGGAAAAATTGATAACATTGAAAAAGTATCGTATAAAAAAATAATTGCTATGGCAGACGAACAATTAAACATAGTGGAGTTAATAGAAGAACATCCATGCCCCAGTGGTTCTCAGTGGATAATATATCAATACCAAAGAACATCTCCACTTATTATATCTGCATGGCGAAATGGAAATAAACATCATTTTATCCTAAATATTGATAAATGTAAATTAAATCTTGTGCCTTCATTAAGTGCCGCAGGTATCGAGAAAGTATTTATCGAGGATAATAATGTGCATATCGTTTATGCGGGTTTAGCTGGCGCAGGGGTTGGCGTAGAATTGAGAAGCAATGCGAAAAATGTAATCAATACAATATTATATGAAAAAGGAGGAGGCTCCAAACTCGGAAAGGGTGCAGTAATTACTCCAAAAATGGAAAAAGTTATAGTTGGAATTGATGACACTGACACAAAAGAAGAGGGAGCAACTTGGGTTCTTGCAAATGAAATTGGCAATATTGTGGAAAAAGAAGGTTGGGGATATTATATAGACCATACCATAATCCAACTTTATCCAGGAAATCCAAATAAAACCCAGAACTGTGTTTCAATTGGTTTAACATTTGCAATTTATCCGGAGTATAAATATAAACTTAAAGAATTAATTAAAAATCAATTGAAAGAAAAAAGTTTATCCGATAAAACTGCGGTTGCCGTGTATTATGGAATTACACCTTCAAAAAGCATGAAATTATTTACCTGTAAAGCAAAAAGAGGAATGGTTACTGTTGAAGAGGCAAAATCTGTGGCAATGCGAAATAATATTGATATTATTAAAGTATTTGAAAAGGACGGAGGAATAATTGGAGCAGTTGCGGCACTTGGACTTGCAGAGCATCATGAACAGGCAGCTAAATTGCCAGATGATTTATAA
- a CDS encoding DUF5591 domain-containing protein: MLEPIYYNIGRSCKETYFKKDYDNKNINITPKLIDDNIIKNIKRPLLKIPFDAPEKVANYIFEQNKDKIKGTIKLSDNDNDNNDNNDNNDSDKDNNSINYYILNLGKYIEKINELTEELKNTDLIIIADGRRLINRKELLLISELRNIISPNTAIYFPTALPNEIPLLTYMGVDYFDNSSASYYASKGYKFTKNRIMETTIQFNELVEHNKSIIRELLEETKYCIKEGSLRNLVEETSISNPYLRGNYKRFNPDVRNIPLSSGKKIIVSIDETTIPEVKKYTERLGNYEAFTNIVVLLPCSSKKPYSFSKSHQYFVNAIRSSNTVVEEVVLTSPYGVVPRALEGIVNYDIPVVGSWSSEEIEFINRHLKTYLDNTDNKFGTISVIAHLPKHYYEILDKNLIEKYDIISTVEDDRPTTNNSLATLKDTLKEISADKYGIDNNKENNKNERDNKDNNAPVKANRPSIRKQVMHNYQQLAKFQFGSNFIPDDTVIKGRHKKFFAKINNKLTQICSLNYENGLFVLTYEGGKLLGKNKWVEVNFKAKKGSLFAPGFKDCDENISVGDEIVIIYEGEVIGVGRASMSGAEMKKAKNGALLNIRHCKK; the protein is encoded by the coding sequence ATGCTTGAACCAATTTATTATAATATTGGAAGAAGTTGTAAAGAAACTTATTTTAAAAAGGATTACGACAATAAAAACATAAATATTACTCCAAAATTAATCGACGACAATATTATTAAAAATATCAAACGACCATTATTAAAAATACCTTTTGATGCACCTGAAAAAGTTGCAAACTATATTTTTGAACAAAATAAAGATAAAATAAAAGGAACGATTAAATTAAGCGATAACGATAACGATAATAACGATAATAACGATAATAACGATAGTGATAAAGATAATAATAGTATAAATTATTATATATTAAATCTCGGAAAATATATTGAAAAAATCAACGAATTAACCGAAGAATTAAAAAATACTGATTTAATAATAATTGCAGATGGAAGAAGATTAATTAATAGAAAAGAACTTTTATTAATATCTGAATTAAGAAATATAATTTCCCCAAACACTGCAATATATTTCCCAACAGCATTGCCAAATGAAATTCCACTGCTAACATATATGGGTGTAGATTACTTTGATAATTCTTCGGCATCATATTATGCTTCAAAAGGATACAAATTTACAAAAAATAGAATAATGGAAACAACCATACAATTTAATGAATTGGTAGAGCACAATAAATCTATTATAAGGGAGCTCCTTGAAGAAACAAAATACTGTATTAAAGAGGGTAGTTTAAGAAATTTAGTTGAAGAAACCAGTATTTCAAATCCATACCTTAGGGGCAATTATAAGAGATTTAATCCTGATGTAAGAAATATCCCTCTATCCAGTGGGAAAAAAATAATTGTATCCATTGACGAAACTACAATTCCAGAGGTAAAAAAATACACTGAAAGGCTTGGCAATTATGAAGCTTTTACAAATATTGTTGTATTACTTCCTTGTTCGTCAAAAAAACCATATTCGTTCTCAAAATCTCACCAATACTTTGTAAATGCAATTAGATCTTCAAATACAGTAGTTGAAGAAGTTGTATTGACCTCCCCATATGGTGTAGTTCCAAGAGCTTTGGAGGGAATAGTAAATTATGATATTCCTGTTGTTGGGTCATGGAGCTCCGAGGAAATTGAATTTATTAACAGGCACTTAAAAACTTATTTAGATAATACGGATAATAAATTTGGAACTATATCTGTAATAGCTCACCTTCCAAAACATTATTATGAAATATTGGATAAAAATTTAATAGAAAAATATGATATAATATCTACGGTAGAAGATGACCGACCCACGACCAATAATTCGCTTGCTACATTAAAAGATACCCTCAAAGAAATTAGTGCAGATAAATACGGTATTGATAATAACAAAGAGAATAATAAAAATGAACGAGATAATAAGGATAATAATGCCCCAGTAAAAGCCAATAGGCCCAGTATAAGAAAACAGGTGATGCACAACTACCAGCAACTTGCAAAATTCCAATTTGGCAGTAATTTCATACCTGATGATACAGTAATTAAAGGAAGGCATAAAAAGTTTTTTGCGAAAATAAATAATAAATTAACTCAGATATGTTCATTAAATTATGAAAATGGGCTTTTTGTGCTAACCTATGAGGGTGGAAAATTATTGGGAAAAAATAAATGGGTAGAAGTTAATTTTAAGGCTAAAAAAGGCTCATTATTTGCACCTGGTTTTAAGGATTGTGATGAAAATATATCCGTAGGAGATGAAATCGTAATAATTTATGAGGGGGAAGTAATTGGTGTAGGTAGGGCATCAATGAGTGGGGCAGAAATGAAAAAAGCTAAAAATGGGGCATTGTTAAATATTAGACACTGTAAAAAATAA
- a CDS encoding phosphatidylglycerophosphatase A, translated as MSVDVIKLLSNYNISIDSIINCGMELCICNEDEIEIIRKKLERELLKNLSNPNLSTLIIASIKLEEEGKKGNLPFNYDEDPNYIYADEVIGMAIANEIAGTKATFNFKWYDRKKPGIIGTLDENGLVFLDDAIAGLIAGCMSKIFEC; from the coding sequence ATGAGCGTAGATGTAATAAAACTATTAAGCAATTACAATATATCAATAGACAGTATAATTAATTGTGGTATGGAGCTCTGCATATGCAATGAAGATGAAATAGAAATTATCAGAAAAAAATTAGAAAGGGAGCTCCTAAAAAATTTAAGTAATCCAAATCTATCGACCTTAATAATTGCATCCATTAAATTGGAAGAAGAAGGAAAAAAAGGAAATTTACCATTTAACTATGACGAAGACCCAAATTATATTTATGCCGATGAAGTTATTGGAATGGCAATAGCCAACGAAATAGCGGGAACAAAAGCTACCTTTAATTTCAAATGGTATGATAGAAAAAAACCAGGTATCATAGGAACATTAGATGAAAATGGACTTGTTTTTTTAGATGATGCCATAGCCGGACTTATTGCTGGTTGTATGAGTAAAATTTTTGAGTGTTGA
- a CDS encoding CxxCxxCC domain-containing protein: MATIRYDKNKAIKISAEIFPDNICEQCGRCCITHVFKDGDGIPVIVYCEHYNPKTKLCNIYYNRFEKEDSCLSMIEGILAQAFPKDCPYVKDLKNYSEPNCYKIIRDFEKRKKGKFKY; this comes from the coding sequence ATGGCTACAATAAGATATGATAAAAATAAAGCTATTAAAATTAGTGCGGAGATATTTCCAGATAATATTTGTGAACAATGCGGTAGATGTTGTATCACACATGTTTTTAAGGATGGTGATGGAATACCAGTAATTGTTTATTGTGAGCATTATAATCCCAAAACAAAATTATGTAATATATATTACAATAGATTTGAAAAAGAAGATTCATGTCTTTCAATGATAGAGGGAATATTGGCCCAGGCTTTTCCAAAGGATTGCCCATATGTCAAAGATCTAAAAAATTATAGCGAACCAAATTGTTATAAAATAATAAGGGATTTCGAAAAAAGGAAAAAAGGAAAATTCAAATATTAA